In Xylanibacter ruminicola 23, a single genomic region encodes these proteins:
- a CDS encoding glycoside hydrolase family 97 protein → MKKLLLSLALLPLMAIAGNVKSPNGNIELKFSVDNTGRPVYEMTYKGRAVIKPSHLGLELAKDRHSSKWTNETDLMDGFAIAKEETSTFDETWQPVWGETKNIRNHYNELAVTLDQPSAKRQMLIRFRVYDDGIGFRYEFPQQKELNYFLIEEERTEFAMAGDHTAWWLPGDYDTQEQETQETKLSGIRARFNEAVNWYNSSVAVFSETGVQTSLQMKSDDGLYINIHEAACQDYATMHLELVDAQTKHLSQELKGFTNAYTPNPAPSRYPLPQPFTFVSHLTPDATGLKGAMQTPCNTPWRTVMVSDDARDMLSNNLILNLNEPCKIEDTSWIHPTKYCGVWWEMIVGKSSWNYTDEYPSIKLDQIDWNKVKPNGRHGANNEKVKRYIDFAAKNGLDEVLVEGWNVGWEDWANLWKRDVFDFVTPYPDFDIKMLNDYAHSKGVKLLMHHETSSSTQNYERHMEQAFNLMNKYGYDAVKTGYVGDIIPRGDHHYSQSMNNHYLYVVKEAAKHHIMVNAHEATRPTGLCRTWPNLVGNESARGTEYEAFGGSNPDHTCILPFTRLQGGPMDYTPGIFVTKLKEWSDNDSWARITIAGSLALYLTMYSPLQMAADLPENYEKFDDAFQFIRDVACDWDESIYLEAEPADYITVARKAKGTDNWFIGGKCDENGHKSTIKLNFLDKGRKYDCTIYADAKDAHYEKNPQAYVITKKVVTAKDVLKLTEAPGGGFAVSLIAK, encoded by the coding sequence ATGAAAAAGTTACTCTTATCGCTGGCTTTGCTGCCACTGATGGCCATCGCCGGCAATGTGAAATCGCCTAACGGCAACATTGAATTAAAGTTTTCTGTTGACAACACTGGTCGCCCTGTCTATGAGATGACCTACAAGGGACGTGCCGTCATCAAGCCTTCTCATCTCGGACTGGAGCTGGCTAAGGACCGCCACTCATCCAAGTGGACCAACGAGACCGACCTGATGGACGGCTTCGCTATCGCCAAGGAAGAAACCTCTACCTTCGACGAGACCTGGCAGCCAGTATGGGGCGAAACCAAGAACATTCGCAACCATTACAACGAACTGGCAGTAACGTTGGATCAGCCATCAGCTAAGCGCCAGATGCTCATCCGTTTCCGTGTCTATGACGATGGTATCGGATTCCGTTACGAGTTCCCTCAGCAGAAAGAGCTCAACTACTTCCTGATTGAAGAGGAACGCACAGAGTTTGCCATGGCAGGCGATCACACTGCCTGGTGGCTGCCTGGCGATTACGACACCCAGGAGCAGGAGACACAAGAGACCAAGCTCTCTGGCATACGTGCCCGTTTCAACGAGGCCGTTAACTGGTATAACTCATCGGTAGCCGTATTCTCAGAGACTGGCGTTCAGACTTCGCTCCAGATGAAGAGCGACGATGGACTGTACATCAACATCCACGAAGCAGCCTGCCAGGATTACGCTACGATGCACCTGGAGTTGGTTGATGCTCAGACCAAGCATCTCTCACAGGAGCTGAAAGGCTTTACTAATGCCTATACCCCAAATCCGGCTCCTTCACGCTATCCTTTGCCACAGCCTTTCACCTTCGTGAGCCACCTTACTCCCGATGCTACAGGCTTGAAGGGTGCCATGCAGACACCTTGCAATACCCCTTGGCGCACCGTGATGGTATCGGATGATGCACGCGACATGCTGTCGAACAACCTCATCCTGAACCTGAACGAGCCTTGTAAGATTGAAGACACCTCATGGATCCACCCCACTAAGTACTGCGGTGTATGGTGGGAAATGATTGTGGGCAAGAGCTCATGGAACTATACCGATGAGTATCCCAGCATTAAGCTCGACCAGATCGACTGGAACAAGGTGAAGCCTAACGGTCGTCATGGTGCCAACAACGAGAAGGTGAAGCGTTATATCGACTTTGCAGCCAAGAACGGCCTCGACGAGGTATTGGTTGAAGGTTGGAACGTTGGTTGGGAAGACTGGGCCAACCTGTGGAAGCGCGACGTGTTTGACTTCGTGACCCCCTATCCTGATTTCGACATCAAGATGCTCAACGACTATGCCCACTCTAAGGGTGTGAAACTGCTGATGCACCACGAGACCTCAAGCTCTACCCAGAACTACGAGCGCCACATGGAACAGGCTTTCAACCTGATGAACAAATACGGCTACGACGCTGTGAAGACCGGTTACGTGGGTGACATCATCCCTCGTGGCGACCATCACTACTCACAGTCGATGAACAACCACTACCTCTATGTAGTGAAAGAGGCTGCCAAGCACCATATCATGGTCAATGCCCACGAGGCAACACGTCCTACAGGTCTCTGCCGTACATGGCCTAACCTCGTTGGTAACGAGTCGGCTCGCGGCACAGAGTACGAGGCCTTCGGTGGTTCTAACCCCGATCACACCTGCATCCTGCCATTCACCCGTTTGCAGGGCGGTCCGATGGACTACACCCCAGGTATCTTCGTCACCAAGCTGAAGGAGTGGAGCGACAACGACTCTTGGGCACGCATCACCATCGCCGGTTCGCTGGCCCTCTATCTCACCATGTACTCACCATTGCAGATGGCTGCCGACCTGCCCGAAAACTACGAGAAGTTCGACGATGCCTTCCAGTTCATCCGTGATGTGGCTTGCGACTGGGACGAGAGCATCTACCTGGAGGCCGAGCCTGCCGACTATATCACCGTAGCCCGCAAGGCCAAGGGCACCGACAACTGGTTTATCGGTGGCAAATGTGATGAGAACGGACACAAGAGCACCATCAAACTCAACTTCTTAGACAAAGGTCGTAAGTACGACTGTACCATCTATGCCGATGCCAAGGATGCTCACTACGAGAAGAATCCTCAGGCTTATGTCATCACCAAGAAGGTGGTAACAGCCAAGGATGTGCTTAAGCTCACAGAGGCTCCTGGTGGAGGTTTCGCCGTATCACTTATTGCAAAATAA
- the pulA gene encoding type I pullulanase — MLLPHQVVAQTFKEVSYAPQATKFQLFAPNDAKQITVRVYKDGLGGKAIKRVKMQKTGNECWTATIKGDLMGKFYTFDMGKGECPGVFAKAVGANGKRGAIINMASTDPEHWCCDERPVTKSPADLIIYEMHHRDFSINRQDAQYPGKFMALTEPWAIDHLKSLGINAVHILPSYDYGSVDETRLSDNKYNWGYDPVNYNVPEGGYSTNPYKPEVRIREFKQMVQALHKAGIRVILDVVYNHTYDIEHSNFQRTYPDYFYRKTADGQYSNGSGCGNETASEKPMMRQFMIESVKYWINEFHIDGFRFDLMGVHDIETMNAIRKAVNDIDPTIFIYGEGWSAGACAIPNEQLGMKANIPQMPTIAAFSDEIRDALRGPFSDDKQPAFLAGLAGHKESIKFGIAGAISHPQVDMTKVNYSKEPWATEPTQMISYVSCHDDMCLVDRLQSSIPGITTEELIKLDLLAQTAVFTSQGVPFMLSGEELLRNKKGVHNSFESPDSINQLNWDNLKQYPQVFNYYKNLIQLRKNHPAFRLGNADLVRKHLEFIDAPESVVAFRLKNYAGRDDWRNIIVVLNANKEPMELTIPDGHYTIVCCDGTINENGLGTLKGSKAIVDAQSALILHD; from the coding sequence ATGCTACTACCCCATCAGGTAGTAGCACAGACGTTTAAAGAGGTGAGCTATGCACCTCAAGCAACCAAGTTCCAGTTGTTTGCACCCAATGATGCCAAGCAGATTACTGTCCGTGTCTATAAAGACGGACTAGGAGGCAAGGCCATCAAACGCGTAAAAATGCAGAAGACTGGCAACGAGTGCTGGACAGCTACCATCAAGGGCGACCTGATGGGAAAGTTCTACACCTTCGACATGGGTAAGGGCGAGTGCCCTGGTGTCTTTGCCAAGGCCGTAGGTGCCAACGGTAAGCGTGGCGCCATCATCAATATGGCCAGCACCGATCCTGAGCACTGGTGCTGTGATGAGCGTCCTGTCACAAAATCGCCTGCAGATCTGATTATCTACGAGATGCACCATCGCGACTTCTCTATCAATCGTCAGGATGCGCAGTATCCAGGCAAGTTCATGGCGCTCACCGAGCCTTGGGCTATCGACCATCTGAAGTCGTTGGGTATCAACGCTGTGCATATCCTGCCCAGCTACGACTATGGTTCAGTGGATGAGACACGACTGAGCGACAACAAGTACAACTGGGGCTACGATCCAGTGAACTACAATGTGCCCGAGGGTGGCTATTCCACCAATCCTTACAAGCCCGAGGTGCGTATTCGTGAGTTCAAGCAGATGGTGCAGGCGCTGCACAAGGCTGGCATCCGCGTGATTCTCGACGTGGTGTATAACCACACCTACGACATCGAGCACTCCAACTTCCAGCGCACCTATCCCGACTATTTCTATCGCAAAACAGCCGATGGTCAGTACAGCAACGGCAGTGGCTGTGGCAACGAGACTGCATCCGAAAAGCCCATGATGCGCCAGTTCATGATTGAGAGCGTGAAGTACTGGATTAACGAATTCCATATCGATGGATTCCGTTTCGATCTGATGGGCGTTCACGACATCGAGACGATGAACGCCATCCGAAAGGCTGTTAACGACATCGATCCCACCATCTTTATTTATGGCGAGGGTTGGAGTGCTGGTGCCTGTGCTATTCCTAACGAGCAGTTGGGCATGAAGGCCAACATCCCACAGATGCCAACTATCGCAGCCTTTAGCGATGAGATTCGCGATGCTTTGCGCGGTCCGTTCAGCGACGATAAGCAGCCCGCATTCTTAGCTGGCTTGGCAGGCCATAAGGAGAGCATCAAGTTCGGTATCGCTGGTGCCATCAGTCATCCGCAGGTGGATATGACCAAGGTGAACTACAGCAAGGAGCCTTGGGCCACAGAGCCTACGCAAATGATCAGCTACGTGAGCTGTCACGACGACATGTGCCTGGTGGATCGCCTGCAGAGCAGCATCCCAGGCATCACCACCGAGGAACTGATCAAGCTCGACCTGCTGGCACAGACAGCCGTGTTCACCTCACAGGGCGTGCCTTTCATGCTCAGTGGCGAGGAGCTGCTGCGCAATAAGAAAGGTGTGCACAACAGCTTTGAGTCGCCCGACAGCATCAATCAGCTCAACTGGGACAACCTGAAGCAGTATCCACAGGTGTTCAATTATTATAAGAACCTGATTCAGTTGCGCAAGAATCATCCTGCTTTCCGTTTGGGCAATGCCGACTTGGTGCGCAAGCATCTGGAGTTTATCGATGCTCCAGAGAGTGTGGTAGCCTTCCGTCTGAAGAACTATGCAGGACGCGACGACTGGCGCAACATCATCGTGGTGCTCAATGCCAACAAGGAGCCCATGGAGCTCACCATCCCTGATGGCCACTACACCATCGTATGCTGCGATGGCACCATCAATGAGAATGGCCTCGGCACCCTCAAAGGCTCCAAGGCCATCGTAGATGCCCAGTCGGCATTAATTCTCCACGACTAA
- a CDS encoding TIM-barrel domain-containing protein, with product MKKLISTILFCVVAVSATAQNLSVTYVAKNAVRVRYANPATKSELPDWLYVSHDELKQADITAEVDGRTLTVKDNTGKAVFKATDHQLAGSEATLTFVSPKDEYLFGLGQFQDGYSNVRGLSRRLTQVNTQISIPMLISSKGYGVLWNNYGLTDFNPCSHSVKLTKRAGAGEREVVDVTSTEGGKREVRERHIFEATIDIDETVDYALLLDVGQKMARRHNLTIDGEQVIEMQNVWLPPTASKIVHLTKGRHQLSAELTKIDQPVVYYNKVKDETVFRSPVADGVDYTVFVGSPDEIIATYRELTGECPQMPEWALGYIHCRERFHSSDEILQTANRFRSENLPVSMLVQDWQYWGKYGWNSMRFDEAFYPDPKALTDSLHQMGMKLMLSVWSKIDKNSEVGQQMLAANYYIPETDWIDFFNPEAAAAYWKNFKERLLPLGIDAWWQDATEPENDDLLDRKVNNGRWNGEQVRNVYPLLVNKTVYEGLLAAGKEPMILTRCGFAGIQRYGSAMWSGDVGNDWETFRRQITAGLGMQAAGIPWWTYDAGGFFRPQNQYTDSAYIERMLRWIETAVYLPLMRVHGYMSNTEPWNYGQEAQTIIANCLKERYQLLPYIKRCAKAVSEQGSTLMRPLVFDFAHDAEALKQKYEYMFGPALLISPVTEPGVTTWRTYLPKHPGGWTDYHTGKYYDGGQYVETPVTKAYIPVFVRVGYSIE from the coding sequence ATGAAGAAACTAATATCAACTATTCTGTTCTGTGTAGTGGCAGTGTCGGCCACTGCGCAGAACCTTTCTGTAACTTATGTGGCTAAGAATGCCGTGAGAGTGAGATACGCCAATCCGGCTACAAAGAGTGAATTGCCCGACTGGTTGTATGTGAGTCACGATGAACTGAAACAAGCTGATATTACTGCCGAGGTGGATGGTCGCACCTTGACGGTGAAAGATAATACAGGTAAAGCTGTATTTAAAGCCACTGACCATCAGTTGGCGGGTAGCGAGGCTACACTGACTTTCGTCTCGCCTAAGGATGAATATCTCTTCGGTCTGGGACAGTTCCAGGATGGCTACAGCAATGTGCGTGGATTGTCGCGCCGACTTACACAGGTAAACACCCAGATCAGCATCCCCATGCTGATTTCGAGTAAGGGCTATGGCGTGCTGTGGAATAACTACGGCCTGACCGACTTTAACCCATGCAGTCACAGTGTGAAACTAACGAAGCGTGCTGGTGCCGGTGAGCGTGAGGTGGTGGATGTTACCTCTACCGAAGGTGGCAAGCGTGAGGTTCGCGAACGCCATATCTTCGAGGCCACGATTGATATTGATGAAACCGTCGATTATGCGCTGCTGCTCGATGTGGGGCAGAAGATGGCGCGCCGCCATAACCTGACCATAGATGGCGAGCAGGTGATAGAGATGCAGAACGTATGGCTGCCACCTACGGCCTCTAAGATAGTACATCTGACCAAAGGTCGTCACCAGCTGTCGGCAGAACTGACCAAGATTGATCAGCCTGTCGTATATTATAATAAGGTGAAAGACGAGACTGTGTTCCGTTCGCCAGTAGCCGATGGTGTTGACTATACGGTGTTTGTGGGTTCGCCTGATGAGATTATTGCGACCTATCGCGAGCTGACCGGTGAGTGCCCTCAGATGCCAGAGTGGGCTTTGGGGTATATCCACTGTCGCGAGCGTTTCCACTCGTCGGATGAGATTCTCCAGACCGCCAACCGCTTCCGTAGCGAGAACCTGCCCGTGAGTATGCTGGTTCAGGACTGGCAGTATTGGGGCAAATACGGTTGGAACTCGATGCGTTTCGATGAGGCGTTCTATCCCGATCCCAAGGCGCTGACCGACAGTCTGCACCAGATGGGCATGAAACTGATGCTGAGTGTGTGGTCGAAGATCGACAAGAACTCTGAAGTGGGTCAGCAGATGCTAGCCGCCAACTATTATATCCCTGAAACTGATTGGATTGACTTTTTTAATCCTGAGGCTGCCGCTGCCTATTGGAAGAACTTCAAAGAGCGCCTGTTGCCTTTGGGTATCGATGCCTGGTGGCAGGATGCTACCGAACCTGAGAACGACGACCTGTTGGACCGTAAGGTGAACAACGGTCGATGGAATGGTGAACAGGTGCGTAATGTCTATCCGCTACTGGTGAACAAGACGGTGTATGAAGGTCTTTTGGCTGCTGGTAAGGAACCAATGATACTCACCCGTTGCGGTTTTGCTGGTATCCAGCGCTATGGCTCGGCCATGTGGAGTGGTGATGTGGGTAACGATTGGGAGACTTTCCGCCGCCAGATTACAGCAGGTCTTGGCATGCAGGCTGCTGGTATCCCCTGGTGGACCTACGATGCCGGCGGCTTCTTCCGTCCGCAGAACCAATATACCGATAGTGCTTATATTGAACGCATGCTGCGCTGGATAGAGACCGCTGTTTATCTGCCACTGATGCGTGTGCATGGTTATATGAGTAATACCGAACCCTGGAACTATGGTCAGGAGGCGCAGACAATCATTGCTAACTGTCTGAAAGAGCGCTATCAGCTTCTGCCTTATATCAAGCGTTGCGCCAAGGCTGTCTCTGAACAGGGTAGTACACTGATGCGCCCATTGGTGTTCGACTTCGCACATGATGCCGAGGCTCTGAAGCAAAAGTATGAATACATGTTTGGTCCGGCACTGCTCATCAGTCCGGTTACCGAGCCAGGTGTGACCACATGGCGCACCTATCTGCCCAAGCATCCTGGCGGTTGGACCGACTATCATACAGGAAAATACTACGATGGCGGACAGTATGTTGAAACGCCAGTAACTAAGGCCTATATCCCTGTGTTTGTCAGAGTTGGATATTCTATAGAATAA
- a CDS encoding alpha/beta hydrolase-fold protein has product MSKKLLLTLLMACAMQAKAGTITNADGTVTFQYKNDQAKEVLVDVQFAGRKAMQKDAKTGLWTVTLGPAAPDMYPYCFVVDGVSIMDPDNPQYFPNEGFKNSLLEIKSKDGLPHDIKNVPHGTMEYIHYYSKSLGGTNTAIVYLPPNYMMSRDKKYPVFYLISGTTDTEEVYYKVGRVNYILDNLLAQKAAKEMIIVQPYGNPTKLLAAPAANGAPQTRFGGDVFSKDLINDLMPYIEKNYRTINNKDHRAIGGFSRGGNQALFNGLSNLDKFSYLCSYSSFTSTDIAGVYDNAEDTNKKIRLFWLGVGTDDFLYGNARDYMEFLDTKGIRSVKEFTNDKFGHTWMNAKYFLTKTLPLLFNKKAAETAMATGEPAPAKTGKEQQFTPGVMARLFPRPIISPEYTEDGIIFRFKAPEAKKVELECEMLPENVAMERDSDGVWSVRLNEYLFETFKYCFVVDSMQVTDPSNMYISPDAGFKYSVADNPKSPFNFASQGEMDHGRVSYDLERNTAFYISGNMRMGVMPAFIQLIPVEGESVESWFKVGGADAITDRLIADGNAKPCMITVSAQDLSQQQGGMQMPGFKMNKLDANDYPTWSLRRRALVKLLLEIKKQPDPEFPAMGGFGGGGFNGGGGFGGGFGM; this is encoded by the coding sequence ATGAGCAAAAAACTATTATTAACTCTACTCATGGCCTGCGCTATGCAGGCAAAGGCCGGCACCATCACCAATGCTGATGGTACGGTAACATTCCAGTATAAGAACGACCAGGCCAAAGAGGTGCTGGTTGATGTGCAGTTTGCAGGGCGTAAAGCCATGCAGAAAGATGCCAAGACAGGCTTATGGACCGTAACGCTGGGTCCGGCTGCCCCCGACATGTATCCCTATTGCTTCGTGGTTGACGGTGTGAGCATCATGGACCCCGACAATCCACAGTACTTCCCCAACGAGGGCTTTAAGAACAGTCTGTTGGAGATCAAATCGAAAGACGGATTGCCCCACGACATCAAGAATGTGCCCCATGGCACCATGGAGTATATCCATTATTACTCTAAGAGTCTGGGCGGCACCAATACCGCCATCGTGTATTTGCCACCCAACTACATGATGAGTCGTGATAAGAAATACCCTGTATTCTATCTGATTAGTGGTACTACTGATACCGAAGAGGTTTATTATAAGGTGGGTCGTGTGAACTATATCCTCGACAATCTGCTGGCACAGAAGGCTGCCAAGGAGATGATTATCGTGCAGCCTTATGGTAATCCCACCAAACTGTTGGCAGCGCCTGCTGCTAACGGTGCCCCACAAACCCGTTTTGGTGGCGACGTGTTCAGTAAGGACCTGATCAACGACCTGATGCCTTATATCGAGAAAAACTACCGTACCATCAACAATAAGGATCATCGTGCCATCGGTGGTTTCTCGCGTGGTGGAAACCAGGCTTTGTTCAATGGCTTGAGCAACCTGGATAAGTTCTCGTATCTGTGCAGCTACAGTTCGTTTACATCAACCGATATTGCTGGTGTTTACGATAATGCTGAGGATACGAATAAGAAGATACGCCTGTTCTGGTTGGGTGTTGGTACCGACGATTTCCTGTATGGCAATGCCCGCGACTATATGGAGTTCCTCGACACCAAGGGTATCCGCAGTGTGAAGGAGTTTACCAACGATAAGTTCGGACATACCTGGATGAACGCCAAGTATTTCCTGACCAAGACCTTGCCACTGCTCTTCAATAAGAAAGCTGCCGAAACAGCCATGGCTACCGGTGAGCCAGCCCCTGCCAAGACCGGAAAGGAGCAGCAGTTCACTCCTGGTGTTATGGCCCGACTCTTCCCACGTCCTATCATCTCGCCCGAATATACCGAGGATGGTATCATCTTCCGTTTCAAGGCGCCTGAGGCTAAGAAGGTGGAGCTGGAGTGCGAGATGCTGCCCGAGAATGTGGCTATGGAGCGCGACAGCGACGGCGTGTGGAGCGTGAGGCTGAACGAGTATCTGTTTGAGACCTTTAAGTATTGCTTTGTGGTTGACAGCATGCAGGTTACCGACCCCAGCAACATGTATATCTCGCCCGATGCCGGCTTTAAGTACAGTGTGGCCGACAATCCTAAGTCGCCATTCAACTTCGCCTCGCAAGGTGAGATGGATCACGGTCGTGTCAGCTACGACTTGGAGCGTAATACCGCTTTCTATATCTCTGGCAATATGCGTATGGGCGTGATGCCTGCCTTTATCCAGCTGATTCCTGTCGAAGGTGAATCGGTAGAAAGCTGGTTTAAGGTAGGTGGTGCCGATGCCATTACCGACCGTTTGATTGCCGATGGCAATGCCAAGCCCTGTATGATCACCGTGAGCGCTCAGGATCTAAGTCAGCAGCAGGGTGGTATGCAGATGCCTGGCTTTAAGATGAATAAGCTGGACGCCAACGATTATCCTACATGGAGCTTGCGTCGCAGAGCCTTAGTAAAACTGTTGCTCGAAATTAAGAAGCAGCCCGATCCTGAGTTCCCCGCTATGGGCGGCTTTGGCGGTGGCGGCTTTAATGGAGGCGGTGGCTTTGGCGGCGGCTTCGGTATGTAA
- a CDS encoding family 43 glycosylhydrolase produces MRGLEQVNMPLFQTKYTADPSPLVVGDTLFLYTSHDASPEDIPDVNEKSSAGFFMYDWLLWSTTDMVNWTEHGAVASLKDFAWRSRENGGWAIQTVERNGKYYLYAPLHGHGIGVLVADSPYGPFKDPLGKPLVWDQSNWYDIDPSVYTDDDGQAYMYWGNPHTFWAKLGEDMTSLTSGVTKLPHIPNYQEGPWFYKRNGHYYLGFASTCCPEALGYAMSDSPTGPWEWKGYIMKPTQRDRGNHPGICDFKGHSYVFGQNYDLMHLETFVHHERRSVSAQEITYNGDGTIQEIPYWLDQQPMKQLHWLNPYQRVEAETMAWGFGLKSAKMGIENPGVVADMPTSTGKKNMYIFDINDGEYIKLRGVDFGKGAKQFNITAAATGGCTICLRLDSADGPVVGTVTIGKTGGVEKYRSFGGKVKNAAGVHDLYICFDKASGDVRLDWWQFKK; encoded by the coding sequence ATGCGTGGACTGGAGCAGGTGAACATGCCTTTGTTCCAAACCAAATATACTGCCGACCCATCGCCACTGGTAGTAGGTGATACCCTGTTCCTCTATACTTCGCATGATGCCTCGCCCGAGGATATCCCCGATGTGAACGAGAAGAGTTCGGCAGGTTTCTTTATGTACGACTGGCTGTTGTGGAGCACTACCGATATGGTGAACTGGACCGAGCATGGTGCAGTGGCTTCGTTGAAAGACTTCGCTTGGCGCAGTCGCGAGAACGGTGGCTGGGCTATCCAGACCGTAGAGCGTAATGGTAAGTATTACCTGTATGCCCCTCTGCATGGTCATGGTATCGGTGTACTGGTGGCCGATTCGCCTTACGGACCGTTTAAAGACCCACTCGGCAAGCCATTGGTTTGGGATCAGAGTAACTGGTATGATATCGACCCATCAGTTTATACCGACGACGATGGTCAGGCTTATATGTACTGGGGAAACCCACATACCTTCTGGGCTAAGTTAGGTGAGGATATGACATCGCTGACCAGCGGTGTAACCAAACTGCCACATATCCCCAACTATCAGGAGGGACCTTGGTTCTACAAGCGCAATGGTCATTACTATTTAGGTTTCGCATCAACCTGTTGCCCTGAGGCTTTAGGCTATGCCATGAGCGACAGTCCTACCGGACCTTGGGAATGGAAAGGCTATATTATGAAGCCCACCCAGCGCGACCGTGGTAACCATCCCGGTATCTGCGATTTCAAGGGACATTCGTATGTGTTCGGTCAGAACTACGATCTGATGCATCTGGAGACTTTTGTGCACCATGAGCGTCGCAGTGTGTCGGCTCAGGAGATTACCTATAATGGCGATGGCACCATCCAGGAGATTCCTTACTGGTTGGACCAGCAGCCCATGAAGCAGTTGCACTGGCTGAACCCCTACCAGCGTGTAGAGGCTGAGACCATGGCTTGGGGCTTCGGACTGAAGAGTGCCAAGATGGGTATCGAGAATCCTGGTGTGGTAGCAGATATGCCTACCTCAACGGGAAAGAAGAATATGTATATCTTTGATATTAATGATGGCGAGTATATCAAACTGCGTGGTGTTGACTTCGGTAAGGGTGCCAAGCAGTTTAATATCACAGCAGCCGCTACTGGTGGTTGCACCATCTGTCTGCGATTAGATAGTGCCGACGGTCCTGTGGTAGGTACCGTCACCATCGGTAAGACCGGTGGCGTTGAGAAATATCGCTCATTCGGTGGCAAAGTGAAGAATGCTGCTGGTGTGCATGATCTTTATATATGTTTCGACAAAGCATCAGGTGATGTTCGTCTGGATTGGTGGCAGTTTAAAAAATAA
- a CDS encoding alpha/beta hydrolase, protein MKKTILSVCMCCLSAMAMAQPAGGFGGFQAPQVKLETSQEWKDVNYAGDDQAYHTCDIYLPKKEQASYPVVIHIYGSAWFSNSSKGMADLGTIVKSLLDAGFAVVCPNHRSSMDAKWPAQIHDIRAVIRFVRGEAKKYKFDTKFIATSGFSSGGHLASTAATTSGTKQTKVGTVDIDLEGNVGNYLNESSSVNAACDWSGPIDLTAMDCGESMKMGENSPEDVLLNSKLAKEPDKYLSLSANTYVDKNDPPIIIFHGEKDNVVPCCQGKAFFETLKAAGVKTEATFVPEGSHGGPAMYVEENLQKMVNFLKALL, encoded by the coding sequence ATGAAGAAGACTATATTATCAGTATGTATGTGTTGCCTCTCGGCTATGGCCATGGCTCAGCCAGCAGGCGGATTCGGAGGTTTTCAGGCACCTCAGGTGAAGCTGGAAACCTCGCAGGAATGGAAGGATGTGAATTATGCTGGCGACGACCAGGCTTATCACACCTGTGATATCTATCTCCCTAAGAAGGAGCAGGCATCCTATCCTGTGGTGATTCATATCTATGGCAGTGCCTGGTTCAGTAACAGCAGTAAGGGTATGGCTGATTTGGGTACCATCGTCAAGAGTCTGTTGGATGCCGGTTTTGCAGTGGTTTGTCCAAACCACCGTTCGAGCATGGATGCCAAGTGGCCTGCTCAGATTCACGATATTCGTGCCGTCATCCGTTTTGTACGTGGTGAGGCTAAGAAGTATAAGTTTGATACCAAGTTCATCGCTACCAGCGGCTTCTCATCAGGTGGTCATCTGGCTTCTACTGCTGCTACTACCAGTGGTACCAAGCAGACTAAGGTGGGCACCGTGGATATCGACCTGGAGGGCAACGTAGGTAACTATCTGAACGAGAGCAGTTCTGTAAATGCTGCTTGCGACTGGTCGGGACCTATCGACCTGACTGCTATGGACTGTGGTGAGTCGATGAAGATGGGCGAGAACAGTCCTGAGGACGTGCTGTTGAACTCAAAGTTGGCTAAGGAACCTGATAAGTATCTCAGTCTGAGTGCCAATACCTATGTGGATAAGAACGATCCTCCTATCATCATCTTCCACGGTGAGAAGGATAACGTTGTGCCCTGCTGCCAGGGAAAGGCTTTCTTCGAGACGTTGAAGGCTGCAGGAGTAAAGACCGAGGCTACCTTCGTTCCCGAAGGCAGTCATGGCGGACCAGCTATGTATGTAGAAGAAAACCTTCAGAAGATGGTGAATTTCCTGAAGGCGCTCCTGTAA